The Flammeovirga yaeyamensis genome segment AAAACAGAAGTAAATATTAATAACGAACTTTAGAATCCATTAACATCAGTTCTAATAATTATATAGTATCTATGCATCCCTAAATAATTAGTGTGTTTCAAATTAACTAAATAAAAAGATGAACTTAGGCTATAAAATGTTAGTCCTTGATATGGACGATACTTTATTAACTGACGATCATATTATCTCTGAAAAAAATAAAGAAATGCTGCTAAAAGCTCAAGATGAAGGAGTGATGGTAGTATTGGCTTCCGGTCGTCCAACTCCTGCTATGCTTTCGTTTGCAAGAGAATTGGAATTGGATAGATACGGGTCTTATATTATATCCTATAATGGAGGAACACTTATCGATATGGCTGATGAAAGTGTAGTCTATTCTCAAAGCTTATCGGTTAAAAATATCCATGATTTATATGATTTTGCTTCTCATAATGGCGTAGATATTATTACCTATTCTTCTGATAGCATCTATAGCGAATCTCATTCTAAATATATTCAAGTAGAAATTGATATCACTAAAATGCATTTTGATCAAGTAGCAGATTTCAAAAAAGCTGTAGACT includes the following:
- a CDS encoding Cof-type HAD-IIB family hydrolase, whose translation is MNLGYKMLVLDMDDTLLTDDHIISEKNKEMLLKAQDEGVMVVLASGRPTPAMLSFARELELDRYGSYIISYNGGTLIDMADESVVYSQSLSVKNIHDLYDFASHNGVDIITYSSDSIYSESHSKYIQVEIDITKMHFDQVADFKKAVDFDGVKCIMLEEPSKLQEVKPLLEKAFPELSISFSKPFFLEVTQTGIDKAATLARLSEITGIKQEQIIAVGNAGNDLSMVEYAGLGVWVDNVTPELRHKADVIVASNNDDGVAEVVEKFLLKKEMQLEVM